In Botrytis cinerea B05.10 chromosome 3, complete sequence, the genomic stretch ACAATGTTACAAACGTCTCACTAAACTCTGGAACGATCCCCAGATCGCAGCTTCGCACCCCGATGCTCAAAATGGTGGCAGATGGGACCAGACAAATACagtattgattgatgattccAGCGAGAAAGCCCGCAGTGAACCTTTCAATCTGATCGAGATTCCAGAATTCTTTGGCGATAACAAGGAAGTCGGAGATGTCTTGCCACAAGTTCATGATTACTTGAATTTCCTTAGCATGCATGAGAATGTCAGCGCTGCGATTCGACATTCGCCATTTGTTCCACAGCCCAAGGCTGATCCTCGTGAGGCTACAGGTTTGAAtttacccatccatccacccaaaGCTTTAGGTCCTGCTAGAGTTCCGTCTCCAGTTGAACCGGTGTATCAGCCCTCATACTCGAGTGATACCGTACCCTCAAAGTATCAACCGATGCTTGGAAATTCGGAGAAGTGGTAATTTGGTCCATTAACCGCTTTCTACTACCGGTAAGTTCATCATCTCTTATAGCTTTAAGCATGACATTATGATCATTAACAATGAGTGGTAGAAACTTCATGCCATCAAGATCACTTGGtacattcttttctttatgaTACCCTTTTTCAACATACTTCTGGGCTTGTGTATAGGTGGGGCATCAGGATAGCATAAGGCATCACAGCATAAAATGGCGTTTACGATGGTATTCAATATATAGTGGCATGGTAGTGAACTTAGATTGCATTGTTGCATAAAAGCTAAGCTAGTAATACCAAAAACgatcttcatttgatttgttttcatTTATCCTCCCACACGTCATGATTGTTCATTACACGTTAACCCTGTTCAGCGctaaaatcattttgaaaattgaaacaTCTTTAAGTAATGATTTACTTGAAGACCTTTCCGTCAGCCCATGGGTACTCCTTGCCGTTAACGACAAGTGGCTTCTCCCAGGTCCATTGCTCGTTGACGAACTCTCTGTCCTCTGGCTTGCTGGCGTCAAGCTTGGTGAACTCGTAGCTCTCATAGTCAGGGGCGACATCGAAAGCTGGGAGAGCCTCTTGACCACGGATGACGAAAGCACCCTTGATGATGCTGTCGTTGGCGGTACCGTAGACGGAAGCACATCCGAAGATGTACTTGCGGGAAGCCTCAAGACGAGCGAAGAAACCACCGATCAAGTTGGAGGTCATGAAGACTTGAGTAAGCTCATCATTGTACTTGTAGTCAACAGTCCACAAGGAGTATTCCTCAGCGTTGAAGTTCTCCCAGAACCACTTGAGGGCATCGGGAGTCTCTTGGTTAGAGTATTGACGCTTCCACTCATCGAGAGGAATGGTGGGCTTTGCCAAAGACTCGAGAGGGTGCTTTGCCTTTGGTGCAGCTGGggcttcctcctcctcctcctcgacTTCCTTGGCCTTTGGCTTGGCAGCCTCCTTCTTTGGCTTCTCGGCCTTTGGTGCCTCAGCCTTCTTTGGTGCTTGGTTCTTGAGAGTTGGCTCGTCGATCAAAGCGAGAGGTTCAACAACAGCGGAGTAGATTGGCTGGTTGTAGACGGTAGCGTACCAACGGGCAGTGTTTGGGTTCTCAGCTCTCCACTTCttgtcgaagaagaattggaaacCACGGGAGATGATACCAGCAGCAAACAAATCGGCGAGAGTGATACGCTCACCGGCGAGGTAGGTGTTGTTCAAGAGGTGCTCCTCAATGACGGAGATGCACTTGGCAGTGGCCTTGATGGAGTCATCGACGTTCTTCTTGTTGTATGGGTCACGGCCCATGAGAGGACGGAACCAACCACCGAGGGATGTGAGAACCTcagagttgaagaaagacATCCACTTCAAGATAGAAGCATAGTCTTGCTTGGTCTTACCGAGGAGGGTGGTCTTCTCGTTTTGGGAGGTGACTGTAAATCTTGTAAGCTCGTGACTCATAAAACAAAGCAAATGCAagataattttttttttaaagataGTGTTCAGAGtctaattaataaagatCAACATAGAATGATTAAGACAGGGATAACTGTATGACATTTTTTTCATCATTACACAGGAGAGTTTGTGGAAGGTAGAGTTGTTGCAAATTTGTGCGAAACAAAGTGGGGTGAAGTGGGATGTAAACATACCATAGATGGCGATGGCAATGGCCTCGTGGAGGGTGAAGCCGTCAGCACCGACGAAAGTTGGGACTTTGCCGAGCTTGTTGATCTTGAGGTAATCCTCAGAGACACCCTTAGCTGGTTCGGTCTCGACGATGTCGAGCTCGATGTTGTTGGCCTTTGCAACTGCACGAATGGCAGTTGAGCGGGGGTTGCCCTATAGAAAAAGTAGGATTAGCAAAGTTACAAAAAACTATCCGTTGGCAGAGGATATGTCGGGGATTAAATAAATGCATGTACATACTGGGTAGGTGTAGAGAGTTCCGAAAGCCATCTTTGCGTTGATTCaaagttgattgatttggatggaagaaagaaagttttcGTGAGATGCATCTTCTCGAAAATTTGTGGTGGGCTGAGGGGCACAATAGAACTAGTCCAAATTAGGTCTAAAGCCAAAATCAGCTGATGCGGGAAAATCGAGACATCGAAATCTAAAGTTTACAAAGGTCGATTTAA encodes the following:
- the Bcgst25 gene encoding Bcgst25 — translated: MAFGTLYTYPGNPRSTAIRAVAKANNIELDIVETEPAKGVSEDYLKINKLGKVPTFVGADGFTLHEAIAIAIYVTSQNEKTTLLGKTKQDYASILKWMSFFNSEVLTSLGGWFRPLMGRDPYNKKNVDDSIKATAKCISVIEEHLLNNTYLAGERITLADLFAAGIISRGFQFFFDKKWRAENPNTARWYATVYNQPIYSAVVEPLALIDEPTLKNQAPKKAEAPKAEKPKKEAAKPKAKEVEEEEEEAPAAPKAKHPLESLAKPTIPLDEWKRQYSNQETPDALKWFWENFNAEEYSLWTVDYKYNDELTQVFMTSNLIGGFFARLEASRKYIFGCASVYGTANDSIIKGAFVIRGQEALPAFDVAPDYESYEFTKLDASKPEDREFVNEQWTWEKPLVVNGKEYPWADGKVFK